From a region of the Halolamina sp. CBA1230 genome:
- a CDS encoding universal stress protein → MYRRILIPTDGSDPSYLAAEEALDLAELFDATVDALFVVEQSGPSGHWDFEVEKQEEVGEAALDRVAELAAERGVSVDRHLRRGSPAEEIVDAAGDYGTELIVMGTQGRTGFSRIATAGSTTERVVRLTEIPTLVVGGAGED, encoded by the coding sequence ATGTACCGCCGAATACTGATCCCCACCGACGGGAGCGACCCCAGCTACCTCGCCGCCGAGGAGGCGCTGGACCTCGCGGAACTGTTCGACGCGACCGTCGACGCACTGTTCGTCGTCGAGCAGTCCGGGCCCAGCGGCCACTGGGACTTCGAGGTCGAGAAACAGGAGGAAGTCGGCGAGGCGGCGCTGGACAGAGTGGCCGAACTGGCCGCCGAACGCGGCGTCTCCGTCGACCGCCACCTCCGCCGGGGGAGCCCCGCCGAGGAGATCGTCGACGCGGCCGGCGACTACGGGACGGAGCTGATCGTCATGGGGACCCAGGGCCGGACCGGCTTCTCGCGCATCGCCACCGCCGGCAGCACGACCGAGCGAGTGGTCCGACTGACCGAGATCCCGACGCTCGTCGTCGGCGGTGCGGGGGAGGACTGA
- a CDS encoding universal stress protein — protein MTKRILVAYDGTPQAEEALEFAVEEWGDHDITLLYVINPVEAGYSAGVGIPSGGEEWFEQAKADAEELFAEADEAYGIEFRTETAVGRPPQTIVNVAGGDSDDVDAAQYDHLVVGSHGRTGVSRMLLGSVAEKVVRESPIPVTVVR, from the coding sequence ATGACCAAGCGCATACTCGTCGCGTACGACGGGACGCCACAGGCCGAGGAGGCACTGGAGTTCGCGGTCGAGGAGTGGGGCGACCACGACATCACGCTGCTGTACGTCATCAACCCAGTCGAGGCCGGCTACAGCGCCGGCGTCGGCATCCCCAGCGGCGGCGAGGAGTGGTTCGAGCAGGCGAAGGCGGACGCCGAGGAGCTGTTCGCGGAGGCCGACGAGGCGTACGGGATCGAGTTCCGGACCGAGACGGCGGTGGGGCGCCCGCCACAGACCATCGTCAACGTCGCGGGCGGCGACAGCGACGACGTCGACGCAGCCCAGTACGACCACCTCGTGGTCGGCAGCCACGGCCGCACCGGCGTCTCGCGGATGCTGCTCGGTAGCGTCGCCGAGAAGGTGGTCCGCGAGTCGCCGATCCCGGTGACCGTCGTCCGGTAG
- a CDS encoding ATP-binding protein produces MAGAAHLRDMSDSGDLGDFTDYAEKAGDGETDAATETDEAQGSEDAADFERYGAETAGADEGLGTVSVSQGLRVSQDGDETTLRAFITTGNRDSVRLGSYLLVPYPDDEALFCSIAALEYAQEFQSDDATEIHARRQMRREEFEERDYKFMAELEPVAVIYEEGGELKRRMTDRVPKPGALAREASDEEQIKTGLKIPGDGVFLGHLSVGGEKVRTAAEPPTVDYRVKDEYADGDPLVFRHTLVAGGTGSGKTHASKNVLRQYLDEDRTYPMDDGREVSPAVVQFDPQDEYAQMHDDNPGMGDEFARKLDREGIAHGGHDDTIALVPVEDGVSYGGESHRAEQVRFTVPFSVVNEYDMPWLVAGGGLNDNQYPALLRLLNRFFDDYGDDGTYEQFLTFLDDPGLKEELHESGRVHEATYDAVKRRVRGIPSGIFDQDARPITELDHELVRPGGLTVVPTYHLSTSRAKEMFVLAVSSLLVDDKLSNSPNSERIKETPLVLGMDEAHNFLSDADNVQAQKVVQKFTEAAKQGRKERLGLFLITQDPQDIAEPVFKQVNTKVVLNLGDEDAISSVNIPTELAQKVPYMEKGQMVVYSPDNSEPVELIGLSECVTRHGE; encoded by the coding sequence ATGGCGGGAGCCGCCCACCTCCGGGACATGAGCGACTCGGGCGATCTCGGCGATTTCACCGACTACGCCGAGAAGGCGGGGGACGGCGAAACCGACGCGGCCACGGAGACTGACGAGGCCCAAGGGAGCGAGGACGCGGCCGACTTCGAGCGCTACGGCGCCGAGACGGCGGGCGCCGACGAGGGGCTGGGAACCGTCTCGGTCTCGCAGGGGCTGCGGGTCTCCCAGGACGGCGACGAGACGACGCTGCGGGCCTTTATCACCACCGGGAACCGCGACTCCGTCCGGCTGGGGAGCTACCTGCTCGTCCCCTACCCCGACGACGAGGCGCTGTTCTGCTCGATCGCCGCGCTGGAGTACGCCCAGGAGTTCCAGTCCGACGACGCCACCGAGATTCACGCCCGCCGGCAGATGCGCCGCGAGGAGTTCGAGGAGCGCGACTACAAGTTCATGGCCGAACTCGAACCCGTGGCCGTGATCTACGAGGAGGGCGGCGAACTCAAGCGCCGGATGACTGACCGCGTGCCCAAACCCGGCGCGCTCGCCCGCGAGGCGTCCGACGAGGAGCAGATCAAAACCGGGCTGAAGATCCCCGGCGACGGCGTCTTCTTGGGCCACCTCTCCGTCGGGGGTGAGAAGGTCCGCACCGCCGCGGAGCCGCCGACGGTCGACTACCGCGTGAAGGACGAGTACGCCGACGGCGATCCGCTCGTGTTCCGGCACACGCTCGTGGCCGGCGGCACGGGATCGGGGAAGACACACGCGTCCAAGAACGTCCTCCGGCAGTATCTCGACGAGGACCGGACGTACCCCATGGACGACGGGCGGGAGGTCTCGCCCGCAGTCGTGCAGTTCGACCCGCAGGACGAGTACGCCCAGATGCACGACGACAACCCCGGGATGGGCGACGAGTTCGCCCGCAAACTCGACCGCGAGGGGATCGCCCACGGCGGCCACGACGACACGATCGCGCTCGTGCCCGTCGAGGACGGCGTGAGCTACGGCGGCGAGAGCCACCGCGCCGAACAGGTGCGGTTCACCGTCCCGTTCTCGGTCGTGAACGAGTACGACATGCCGTGGCTGGTCGCCGGCGGCGGGCTGAACGACAACCAGTACCCCGCGCTGCTTCGGCTGCTGAACCGGTTCTTCGACGACTACGGGGACGACGGTACGTACGAGCAGTTCCTCACGTTCCTCGACGACCCCGGACTGAAGGAGGAGCTCCACGAGTCCGGGCGCGTTCACGAGGCCACTTACGACGCCGTGAAGCGCCGCGTCCGCGGGATCCCCTCGGGCATCTTCGACCAGGACGCGCGGCCGATCACGGAGCTCGATCACGAACTCGTCCGCCCGGGCGGGCTGACAGTCGTGCCGACGTACCACCTCTCGACCTCGCGGGCGAAGGAGATGTTCGTGCTCGCGGTCTCCTCGCTGCTCGTCGACGACAAGCTCTCGAACTCCCCGAACAGCGAGCGCATCAAGGAGACGCCGCTGGTGCTGGGGATGGACGAGGCGCACAACTTCCTCTCGGACGCCGACAACGTGCAGGCCCAGAAAGTGGTCCAGAAGTTCACCGAGGCCGCAAAGCAGGGCCGGAAGGAGCGCCTGGGGCTGTTCCTGATCACGCAGGACCCACAGGACATCGCGGAGCCGGTGTTCAAGCAGGTGAACACGAAGGTCGTGCTGAACCTCGGCGACGAGGACGCGATCTCGTCGGTCAACATCCCGACGGAACTGGCCCAGAAGGTGCCGTACATGGAGAAGGGCCAGATGGTGGTGTACTCGCCCGACAACTCCGAGCCGGTAGAGTTGATCGGGCTGAGCGAGTGTGTTACTCGCCACGGCGAGTGA
- a CDS encoding DNA double-strand break repair nuclease NurA, which translates to MTLDPIHVDTIARIAASIAGTVDDTDHDDHARAAWELLDPLREDGRVVVEPLDEPALRAAAIDDVALADRPFDTTHGLDAGTLNPTGFKNGLLLDVAQAAMAAAPTALDLHRSRSLVATVHANDATREYGTDWQRYDEGYSRQQVLQVPEVSQFADEVTHELALYLAESSHALEHAERVEELLLLDGPLYPKRLFNWESRDPALAEATKEAAPQAIVENYVRLVEEFVERGVPLAGFVKNPTSRFIVRTLSDRTPTPWTDDAALFTRLLEQRDQDIDETAEDPAAARKESDLTFTSWFRSRGSSDEPMSVDGDAMGIERRLDPECYEVTFCYLYDPRTDVTYKIEAPYAVTRDPETREALTTQLLSEVATERGPPEAIGKADELAKIGAGEKTAIRRKFEETFGSESRSTYDRLRWGEEE; encoded by the coding sequence GTGACGCTCGACCCCATCCACGTCGACACCATCGCCCGCATCGCGGCCTCCATCGCGGGCACCGTCGACGACACCGACCACGACGACCACGCGCGGGCGGCGTGGGAGCTGCTCGACCCGCTCCGCGAGGACGGCCGCGTCGTGGTCGAACCGCTCGACGAGCCTGCCCTCCGCGCGGCGGCGATCGACGACGTGGCGCTCGCCGACCGCCCGTTCGACACGACCCACGGGCTCGACGCCGGCACGCTCAACCCCACCGGGTTCAAGAACGGGCTGCTGCTCGACGTGGCCCAGGCCGCGATGGCGGCGGCGCCGACGGCGCTCGACCTCCACCGCTCGCGCTCGCTGGTCGCGACGGTCCACGCCAACGACGCGACCCGGGAGTACGGCACCGACTGGCAGCGCTACGACGAGGGGTACAGCCGCCAGCAGGTGCTCCAGGTGCCGGAGGTGAGCCAGTTCGCCGACGAGGTGACCCACGAGCTCGCGCTGTACCTCGCGGAGTCCTCCCACGCGCTCGAACACGCCGAGAGGGTGGAGGAGCTCCTGCTGCTCGACGGGCCGCTGTACCCCAAGCGCCTGTTCAACTGGGAGTCCCGCGACCCCGCGCTGGCGGAGGCGACGAAGGAGGCCGCCCCGCAGGCGATCGTGGAGAACTACGTCCGCCTCGTCGAGGAGTTCGTCGAGCGCGGCGTCCCGCTCGCGGGGTTCGTGAAGAACCCCACGTCGCGCTTCATCGTCCGGACGCTCTCGGACCGGACGCCGACGCCGTGGACCGACGACGCCGCGCTGTTCACCCGCTTGCTCGAACAGCGTGATCAGGACATCGACGAGACCGCGGAAGACCCCGCGGCGGCCCGCAAGGAGTCGGATCTCACGTTCACCTCGTGGTTCCGCTCGCGGGGCTCCTCGGACGAGCCGATGTCCGTCGACGGCGACGCGATGGGGATCGAGCGCCGCCTCGACCCCGAATGCTACGAGGTGACGTTCTGCTACCTCTACGACCCCCGGACCGACGTGACGTACAAGATCGAGGCGCCCTACGCCGTCACCCGGGATCCCGAGACCCGGGAGGCGCTGACGACCCAGCTCCTGAGCGAGGTCGCGACCGAACGCGGGCCGCCGGAAGCGATCGGGAAGGCCGACGAGCTGGCGAAGATCGGCGCCGGCGAGAAGACCGCGATCCGCCGGAAGTTCGAGGAGACGTTCGGCAGCGAGTCCCGGTCGACGTACGATCGGCTGCGGTGGGGTGAGGAGGAGTAG
- a CDS encoding antitoxin VapB family protein, with amino-acid sequence MATADEQIRVSGRVKRILDRHRAEGESYNDVLERVLDRETGGDFDDGFGRWSDDEADRVREQRSEAKEERKARMHRRSGETEDADA; translated from the coding sequence ATGGCGACCGCCGATGAACAGATTCGAGTGAGTGGCCGGGTGAAGCGCATCCTCGACCGGCACCGCGCCGAAGGCGAGAGCTACAACGACGTGCTCGAGCGCGTCCTCGACCGGGAGACGGGCGGCGACTTCGACGACGGGTTCGGGCGCTGGTCTGACGACGAGGCCGACCGCGTCCGCGAGCAGCGAAGCGAGGCGAAGGAGGAGCGGAAGGCGCGGATGCATCGACGGAGCGGCGAGACCGAGGACGCCGACGCATGA
- a CDS encoding PIN domain-containing protein: protein MKVLDASFLIDYYDGHPATKEFYEAYGGEEERWVIPAPAYAELLVGEGNLPDGDVESARSSLAWAETHAVDEHTAVLAGKIADEIPADGPFLDGPDAMIAAVGRELDAPVVSRDGDITHEATKDVIDVEEYLD from the coding sequence ATGAAGGTCCTCGACGCGAGTTTTCTCATCGACTACTACGACGGCCACCCGGCGACCAAGGAGTTCTACGAAGCGTATGGTGGCGAGGAGGAGCGGTGGGTGATCCCCGCGCCGGCCTACGCCGAACTGCTGGTCGGCGAAGGGAACCTCCCCGATGGCGATGTCGAGTCCGCTCGATCCTCGCTCGCGTGGGCCGAGACGCACGCTGTCGATGAGCATACCGCTGTGCTTGCTGGGAAGATCGCGGACGAGATCCCCGCGGATGGGCCATTCCTCGACGGTCCCGACGCGATGATCGCAGCTGTCGGGCGCGAGCTCGACGCCCCGGTGGTGTCCCGCGACGGCGACATCACCCACGAGGCGACGAAGGACGTCATCGATGTCGAAGAGTATCTCGACTGA
- a CDS encoding winged helix-turn-helix transcriptional regulator translates to MPVLLEDHDSELNLRPGTTKSDIVAYLYQNPEWGYTPQELKEALDIPRGTATTTLKRLHDDDYLGKTDDGYYYALSEREDVRRYVSSLNQVDRMFGHHLDADATPEEPEKQIGEDRTDEELDAELAELEGELNE, encoded by the coding sequence ATGCCGGTGCTCCTCGAAGACCACGACTCTGAACTCAATCTTCGGCCAGGAACCACGAAATCAGATATCGTAGCGTACCTGTACCAAAACCCTGAGTGGGGATACACCCCGCAGGAGCTCAAAGAAGCTCTCGACATCCCCCGAGGGACCGCCACGACCACACTCAAGCGCCTCCACGACGACGACTACCTCGGAAAAACGGACGACGGCTACTACTACGCTCTGAGCGAACGAGAAGACGTCCGACGGTACGTCTCCAGTCTCAACCAAGTAGATCGAATGTTCGGTCACCACCTCGATGCGGACGCCACTCCAGAAGAACCCGAGAAACAGATCGGGGAGGATCGCACCGACGAGGAACTCGATGCAGAACTCGCAGAGCTGGAAGGCGAATTGAATGAGTAA
- a CDS encoding 5,10-methylenetetrahydromethanopterin reductase, protein MSEPISRGIELTPEHPVSRLADLAETAESAGFDAAFVSSHYNNRDPFQTLTAIAERTDSIRLGPGVANPHESHPVALASRMATLDEHSGGRGVFGIGPGDPSTLRNLGVDGDDRGLRSVLEAFKVAKRLWNGERVDHDGTFRADDAGLNYEPPGEIPVYVGGEGPHMCRMAAKHADGLLFNGSHPRDLAWAGDRVEEGLGERPDRRGAFDFLAYASVSVAAERGAAREAARPPVAFIAAGAPAPVLARHDIDAERAAAVGEKISEGAFSAAFERVTPAMIDAFAAAGTVDDVAERLAGVLEHADGVVCGSPLGPDLDAAVGLASEAVEQAEEQG, encoded by the coding sequence ATGAGCGAGCCGATTTCTCGGGGGATCGAACTCACGCCGGAACACCCGGTCTCCCGACTCGCCGACCTGGCCGAGACGGCCGAATCGGCCGGCTTCGACGCCGCGTTCGTCTCCTCGCACTACAACAACCGCGACCCGTTCCAGACGCTCACCGCGATCGCCGAGCGAACCGACTCGATCCGGCTGGGTCCCGGCGTCGCCAACCCACACGAGAGCCACCCCGTCGCGCTCGCCTCCCGGATGGCGACGCTCGACGAGCACTCCGGCGGCCGCGGCGTGTTCGGCATCGGGCCGGGCGATCCGTCGACGCTGCGCAACCTCGGCGTTGACGGCGACGACCGCGGCCTGCGCTCGGTGCTGGAGGCGTTCAAGGTCGCGAAGCGGCTTTGGAACGGCGAGCGCGTCGACCACGACGGGACGTTCCGGGCGGACGACGCCGGGCTGAACTACGAACCGCCGGGCGAGATCCCCGTCTACGTCGGCGGCGAGGGGCCGCACATGTGCCGGATGGCCGCGAAACACGCCGACGGGCTGCTGTTCAACGGCTCCCACCCGCGCGATCTCGCGTGGGCCGGGGACCGCGTCGAGGAGGGACTCGGTGAGCGTCCCGACCGCCGCGGCGCGTTCGACTTCCTCGCCTACGCGAGCGTGAGCGTCGCCGCCGAGCGCGGGGCTGCCCGCGAGGCCGCGCGCCCGCCGGTGGCGTTCATCGCTGCCGGCGCGCCGGCGCCAGTGCTCGCCCGGCACGATATCGACGCCGAGCGCGCCGCCGCGGTGGGCGAGAAGATCAGCGAGGGGGCGTTCTCGGCGGCGTTCGAGCGCGTGACGCCGGCGATGATCGACGCCTTCGCGGCCGCGGGGACGGTCGACGACGTGGCGGAGCGACTCGCGGGTGTGCTGGAACACGCCGACGGCGTGGTCTGTGGCTCGCCGCTCGGGCCGGATCTCGACGCGGCGGTGGGGCTGGCGAGCGAGGCGGTGGAGCAGGCGGAGGAGCAGGGTTGA